One window from the genome of Rhodococcus sp. ABRD24 encodes:
- a CDS encoding adenosylcobinamide-GDP ribazoletransferase — MIGPALALSWLTVLPVRGPQEIGRPEGRRAITAAPLVGTLLGAAVAGILWVLTKAGLDPTLAGLLGVGALALLTRGMHVDGLADTADGLGCYGPPERAREVMRTGSAGPFGVAALVVTIGVQALSLGALGAAHQWAGVVVALAAGRVSVVIACRRGVPASSTKGFGALVADSQPWWVAALWTVALTAAAAWAVPDRWWQGPLVIMVVLAVAAYLVRHCARRFDGINGDVLGAALEFTVAAVAVGLLLGS, encoded by the coding sequence CTGATCGGACCGGCGCTGGCGTTGTCGTGGCTGACGGTCCTACCCGTCCGCGGCCCCCAGGAGATCGGCCGACCCGAGGGCCGTCGCGCAATCACCGCGGCGCCGCTCGTCGGCACCCTGCTCGGTGCCGCAGTCGCCGGGATCCTGTGGGTGCTGACGAAAGCCGGCCTCGATCCGACGCTCGCCGGACTGCTCGGTGTCGGTGCGCTCGCGCTGCTCACCCGAGGCATGCACGTCGACGGCCTGGCGGACACGGCGGACGGCCTCGGCTGCTACGGACCGCCCGAGCGCGCCCGCGAGGTGATGCGCACCGGCAGCGCCGGACCGTTCGGTGTCGCGGCGCTGGTCGTGACGATCGGCGTGCAGGCGCTCTCCCTCGGCGCGCTGGGCGCCGCCCACCAGTGGGCGGGCGTAGTCGTCGCTCTCGCCGCGGGCCGGGTGTCGGTCGTGATCGCATGCCGCCGCGGCGTTCCCGCGTCGAGCACGAAGGGGTTCGGGGCGCTGGTCGCCGACAGCCAGCCGTGGTGGGTGGCGGCACTGTGGACGGTCGCCCTCACTGCCGCTGCAGCGTGGGCGGTCCCCGACCGGTGGTGGCAGGGACCGCTGGTGATCATGGTCGTTCTCGCCGTCGCTGCCTACCTGGTCCGGCACTGTGCGCGCCGGTTCGACGGCATCAACGGCGACGTACTCGGCGCCGCACTGGAATTCACGGTCGCTGCGGTAGCAGTCGGCCTGCTCCTCGGCAGCTGA
- the cobT gene encoding nicotinate-nucleotide--dimethylbenzimidazole phosphoribosyltransferase translates to MTSESVSPSAAHFDPLIPPDGEAREQAQARQLLLTKPAGSLGRLEELSVWAAACQGECPPHVFARPRVVVFAGDHGIARSGVSAYPPEVTAQMVANFRDGGAAVNVLASLAGAGVRVVDLAVDADTDPSVSAHKIRRSSGSIDREDALTHEETLRAIAAGRAIADEEVDAGADLLIAGEMGIGNTTPATVLIAALTDTEPVAAVGRGTGIDDAGWIRKTAAIRDALRRARPHVRDAVGLLRTVSGADLAAMAGFLAQATVRRTPVIIDGLVVTASALVAEELAPGAREWWVAGHRSTEPAHTIALRRLGLDPILGLDMRLGEGSGAVAALPVLQGAVATLARMATFGQAGVSNNTEPKSEPAESD, encoded by the coding sequence GTGACTAGCGAATCCGTGAGTCCGTCCGCAGCCCACTTCGACCCCCTCATCCCGCCGGACGGCGAGGCCCGAGAGCAGGCGCAGGCCCGGCAGCTGCTGCTGACGAAGCCGGCCGGGTCCCTCGGACGACTCGAGGAGCTGTCCGTGTGGGCGGCGGCATGCCAGGGCGAGTGTCCGCCGCATGTGTTCGCTAGACCCCGCGTCGTCGTCTTCGCGGGCGACCACGGCATCGCGCGCAGCGGTGTTTCCGCCTATCCGCCGGAGGTGACGGCGCAGATGGTCGCCAACTTCCGCGACGGCGGGGCTGCTGTCAACGTGCTGGCCTCGCTCGCTGGTGCAGGAGTCCGCGTGGTCGATCTCGCGGTCGATGCGGACACCGATCCGTCGGTGTCCGCACACAAGATCCGCCGGTCGTCCGGTTCGATCGACCGTGAGGACGCACTGACGCACGAGGAGACGCTACGCGCGATCGCGGCCGGCCGGGCAATCGCGGACGAGGAGGTCGACGCGGGCGCCGACCTGCTGATCGCGGGCGAGATGGGCATCGGGAACACCACGCCCGCAACCGTGCTCATCGCCGCCCTCACCGATACCGAGCCCGTCGCGGCCGTGGGCCGAGGCACCGGCATCGACGACGCCGGCTGGATACGCAAGACGGCCGCGATCCGCGACGCGCTGCGCCGGGCACGCCCGCACGTGCGTGATGCGGTCGGCTTGCTGCGCACCGTGTCCGGCGCGGATCTGGCCGCCATGGCCGGGTTCCTCGCCCAGGCCACGGTCCGCCGGACCCCGGTGATCATCGACGGCCTGGTGGTCACGGCGTCGGCCCTCGTCGCGGAGGAGCTGGCCCCGGGCGCGCGGGAATGGTGGGTGGCCGGGCATCGGTCCACCGAACCGGCCCACACCATCGCGCTGCGCCGCCTGGGTCTGGACCCGATCCTCGGACTCGACATGCGCCTCGGCGAGGGATCGGGCGCAGTGGCCGCCCTGCCGGTGCTACAGGGCGCGGTCGCGACGCTGGCCCGGATGGCGACGTTCGGCCAGGCCGGTGTCAGCAACAACACCGAACCGAAATCCGAACCAGCCGAGTCGGACTGA
- a CDS encoding DUF3043 domain-containing protein codes for MKLLRRGDSDSSDKRDVEVTESTTESAEAAGATPGKGRPTPKRREAEAKRRGPVAPAPLTAKEARARRKATRGSKEDRKAAAAERRAESAERRARMLAGEDKYLLPRDKGPVRAYVRDIVDSRRNLVGLFMPLALVLIMAMFLNPVIQNYVTLAMLVMMLFMAGEGYFLGRMINNRVRERFPDSTDGGFKLGWYAFVRASQIRKMRAPKPRVGPGDAV; via the coding sequence GTGAAGCTGCTACGCCGAGGCGACTCCGACAGTTCCGACAAGCGCGATGTCGAGGTCACCGAGTCCACCACTGAGTCGGCCGAGGCCGCCGGTGCGACGCCGGGCAAGGGCCGCCCGACCCCGAAGCGCCGCGAGGCCGAGGCCAAGCGGCGCGGTCCGGTGGCACCTGCGCCACTCACCGCCAAGGAAGCTCGCGCCCGCCGCAAGGCGACCCGCGGGTCCAAGGAGGACCGCAAGGCCGCTGCCGCCGAACGGCGCGCCGAGTCGGCCGAACGGCGAGCCCGGATGCTCGCCGGTGAGGACAAGTACCTGCTGCCGCGAGACAAGGGACCGGTCCGCGCCTATGTGCGTGACATCGTCGACAGCCGTCGCAATCTGGTCGGCCTGTTCATGCCGCTCGCGCTGGTGCTCATCATGGCGATGTTCCTGAACCCGGTCATCCAGAATTACGTCACACTCGCGATGCTGGTGATGATGCTCTTCATGGCCGGCGAGGGCTACTTCCTCGGCCGCATGATCAACAACCGCGTCCGCGAACGCTTCCCGGACAGCACCGACGGTGGCTTCAAGCTGGGGTGGTACGCCTTCGTCCGCGCGTCACAGATCCGCAAGATGCGCGCCCCCAAACCGCGTGTCGGGCCCGGCGACGCGGTCTGA
- a CDS encoding bifunctional adenosylcobinamide kinase/adenosylcobinamide-phosphate guanylyltransferase — translation MRLVASNSVPSSEPIHTRRTLVLGGARSGKSAHAEKLFDSLADNVAVRYVATARRYPDDHDWESRIEQHRHRRPIAWTTVETGHDGSLVDLLNAPGPHPPTLVDDLGTWLTGELDDAGAWDLPRGTISVRSDALVTAVGSYRGRLALVTPEVGLGVIPETRSGRLFRDEIGALNARLADVCDDVILVVAGIAMTLR, via the coding sequence ATGCGATTGGTAGCGTCTAACTCCGTGCCCTCCTCCGAACCGATCCACACCCGGCGCACTCTCGTCCTCGGCGGCGCCCGGTCCGGAAAGTCGGCCCACGCGGAGAAACTGTTCGACAGCCTCGCGGACAACGTCGCGGTGCGGTATGTCGCAACAGCGCGCCGCTACCCTGACGACCACGACTGGGAGTCTCGAATCGAGCAGCACAGGCATCGACGGCCGATCGCCTGGACGACCGTCGAGACCGGCCATGATGGCAGCCTGGTCGATCTCCTCAACGCGCCTGGGCCGCACCCCCCGACGCTCGTAGACGATCTGGGCACGTGGCTGACGGGCGAACTCGACGATGCCGGTGCGTGGGACCTGCCGCGCGGCACCATCTCTGTCCGTAGCGATGCCCTGGTCACCGCCGTCGGTTCGTATCGCGGGCGACTGGCGCTGGTCACCCCGGAGGTCGGCCTCGGCGTGATCCCGGAGACCCGTTCGGGAAGACTGTTCCGCGACGAGATCGGCGCTCTCAACGCCCGCCTCGCCGACGTATGCGACGACGTGATCCTCGTGGTCGCCGGCATCGCCATGACGCTCAGATGA
- a CDS encoding glycerate kinase, producing MHVLIAPDSFGQTLTAVEAAAAMAAGWSAARPGDTVVVAPQSDGGPGFADVIAASLGGLRSTTVEGPLGRAAAAQWVLADGVAYLESAQAVGLALLDGRPTPESALQAHSRGVGQLIASALDAGAGRIVVGLGGSCCTDGGRGMIDALGGLATARLRLAGVELVAATDVEHPLLGEHGAARVFGPQKGADADTVELLERRNEDWASRLHDATGRAVEALPGAGAAGGLGAALLALGAVRESGASVVAECTGQEGQLAAADLVLTGEGRFDHQSLRGKLVTSLAVKAGRAGVPIVVIAGQVALDEATVRAAGIAQAVSVAEFAGSVERAMQEAATQLRSLTSAVSVHWGRSDASRGDT from the coding sequence ATGCACGTGCTGATCGCACCCGACTCGTTCGGCCAGACACTCACTGCGGTAGAGGCGGCTGCGGCGATGGCCGCAGGTTGGTCGGCCGCTCGGCCTGGCGACACCGTGGTGGTGGCGCCCCAGTCCGACGGCGGTCCCGGATTCGCCGATGTGATCGCGGCATCCCTCGGCGGGCTCCGATCGACCACCGTGGAAGGGCCGCTGGGCAGGGCCGCCGCTGCGCAGTGGGTGCTTGCGGATGGCGTCGCATACCTCGAATCGGCGCAGGCAGTGGGGCTCGCGCTCCTCGACGGCCGACCGACGCCGGAGAGTGCGCTGCAGGCGCACAGCCGCGGGGTGGGCCAGCTGATCGCGTCGGCTCTGGACGCGGGTGCCGGGCGGATCGTGGTCGGTCTCGGCGGCAGTTGCTGTACGGACGGAGGCCGGGGAATGATCGACGCCCTCGGTGGGCTGGCTACCGCACGCCTCCGGCTCGCGGGAGTCGAATTGGTCGCCGCCACGGATGTCGAGCACCCGCTGCTCGGCGAGCACGGCGCCGCCAGGGTGTTCGGACCGCAGAAGGGGGCGGATGCGGACACCGTCGAACTGCTCGAACGGCGCAACGAGGACTGGGCGTCGAGGCTGCACGACGCGACCGGACGTGCAGTCGAGGCTCTGCCCGGGGCGGGCGCAGCCGGGGGGCTCGGTGCCGCACTGCTGGCTCTCGGTGCGGTCCGGGAGTCCGGGGCGTCGGTCGTGGCGGAGTGCACGGGGCAGGAGGGCCAGCTGGCCGCGGCCGATCTGGTGCTCACCGGCGAGGGACGGTTCGATCACCAGTCGCTGCGCGGGAAGCTGGTCACGTCCCTCGCGGTGAAGGCGGGCCGGGCCGGGGTCCCGATCGTCGTGATCGCCGGTCAGGTCGCTCTCGATGAGGCGACGGTGCGGGCCGCCGGAATCGCCCAGGCCGTATCGGTCGCGGAGTTCGCCGGATCGGTGGAGCGGGCCATGCAGGAGGCCGCCACCCAGCTCCGCAGTCTGACCTCCGCGGTCTCCGTGCATTGGGGGCGGAGCGATGCGAGCAGGGGTGATACATGA